One Frankia alni ACN14a DNA window includes the following coding sequences:
- a CDS encoding diaminobutyrate--2-oxoglutarate transaminase family protein, producing the protein MTISARNGISASIDPIPPAWDPAAILARQRERESSARTYARTLPIVPVRANGATVVGADGRSYLDCLSGAGTLALGHNHPDVVQAITAALSRGAPLHTLDLATPEKDAFTEELRACLPPGLGSDVKLHFCGPSGADAVEAAIKLAQTATGNQTMLAFTGGYHGMTAGALAVTGNVAVKNPLPATASVVRLPFPHPYRCPFGVGSTPGRAAGPDGAELSIRYIERLLDDPLGGVTDPAGLIVEVVQGEGGVVAAPDGWLRALREITRRRGIPLILDEVQTGVGRTGRFWAAQHSGITPDILVMSKAIGGGLPMAVIAYRAELDVWTPGAHTGTFRGNQLAMVAGRATLRRVRQDGLDERAARLGSRLLAGLEDLARDRPQVGNVRGRGLMLGAELVDPTMEADAVGAHPADPRLAALVRAECLRRGLIIELGGRHGAVIRLLPPLIIGEEEIERVLAILADATDAAVRRLTADAAGRPTT; encoded by the coding sequence ATGACGATTTCCGCTCGAAACGGCATCAGCGCCAGCATCGACCCGATCCCCCCGGCGTGGGATCCCGCCGCCATCCTGGCGCGGCAGCGCGAGCGGGAGTCGTCCGCGCGGACCTACGCGCGCACCCTCCCGATCGTGCCGGTCCGCGCGAACGGTGCCACGGTCGTCGGCGCGGACGGCCGGAGCTACCTGGACTGCCTGTCCGGCGCCGGCACCCTGGCTCTGGGCCACAACCACCCGGACGTGGTCCAGGCGATCACCGCGGCGCTCTCCCGCGGTGCCCCCCTGCACACCCTGGACCTCGCCACCCCCGAGAAGGACGCGTTCACCGAGGAGCTGCGGGCCTGCCTGCCACCGGGGCTCGGCAGCGACGTCAAGCTGCACTTCTGCGGTCCGAGCGGGGCCGACGCGGTGGAGGCGGCGATCAAGCTCGCCCAGACGGCGACCGGAAACCAGACCATGCTCGCGTTCACCGGCGGCTACCACGGCATGACCGCGGGCGCGCTGGCGGTGACCGGCAACGTCGCCGTCAAGAACCCGTTGCCCGCCACGGCCTCGGTTGTCCGGCTGCCCTTTCCCCATCCGTACCGGTGCCCGTTCGGGGTGGGGTCCACGCCCGGCCGCGCCGCCGGTCCGGACGGTGCGGAACTCTCCATCCGCTACATCGAACGGCTGCTGGATGACCCACTCGGCGGGGTCACCGATCCGGCCGGGCTGATCGTGGAGGTGGTCCAGGGGGAGGGCGGCGTGGTCGCGGCGCCGGACGGCTGGCTGCGGGCCCTCCGGGAGATCACCCGTCGGCGCGGCATCCCGCTCATCCTCGACGAGGTACAGACCGGGGTGGGGCGGACGGGGCGGTTCTGGGCCGCGCAGCACAGCGGGATCACGCCCGACATCCTCGTGATGTCCAAGGCGATCGGCGGTGGCCTGCCGATGGCCGTGATCGCCTACCGGGCCGAGCTGGACGTCTGGACGCCCGGCGCGCACACCGGCACCTTCCGCGGCAACCAGCTCGCGATGGTCGCCGGCCGTGCCACCCTGCGGCGGGTGCGCCAGGACGGGCTCGACGAGCGCGCCGCCCGCCTGGGCTCCCGGCTGCTGGCCGGCCTCGAGGATCTCGCCCGCGACCGTCCACAGGTGGGCAACGTGCGCGGCCGGGGGCTCATGCTCGGCGCCGAACTGGTCGATCCGACCATGGAGGCCGACGCGGTCGGCGCGCATCCGGCCGACCCCCGGCTCGCCGCCCTGGTCCGGGCCGAATGCCTCCGCCGCGGGCTGATCATCGAGCTCGGCGGGCGGCACGGGGCGGTCATCCGGCTCCTGCCACCCCTGATCATCGGCGAGGAGGAGATCGAGCGCGTCCTGGCGATCCTTGCCGACGCCACCGATGCGGCCGTGCGGCGGCTCACCGCCGACGCCGCCGGGCGCCCGACCACGTGA
- a CDS encoding pyridoxal phosphate-dependent decarboxylase family protein gives MSEAPQPGRGLNELVGLTLAALAEGRRRRGGPLPAGGPVRVRAAIHAALGVSPDRTSLLTRTGIGSTAAITGLVEALAAGSVDPADPWCAAHLHCPPLPVAVAADLAVSALNPSLDSWDQAPAATTIETEVVAALAALAGFDPTRATGTITTGGTESNLMGLLLARDAAHADAAGTGPSGRLRVFRSAAAHLSVDRAAAVLGLDDPPVAVIPTDGQDRMRLDLLRRALAEHPGPAVVVATAGTTDAGAVDPLREIAAAVEEHRRRPPLRRPPAAPAATGHPASSGWLHVDAAYGGGALFSDRLAACLDGLALADSVSLDLHKLGWQPAPAGVFLTPRPDGWPSVRVAHADYLRSEDDEAAGFPSLLDRSLRTTRRADSFPIAVTLRALGRAGLGALVDACHDLARHAERTVQADPRLESAFPVTLSTIVFRYRPRAGAAGSAAECTTDRLNRLNADIRRTLLLDGRAVVGRTRTGPDRAVHLKLTLLNHDATHADVDALLRLVAEIGDELAGEDGGGIGSVS, from the coding sequence GTGAGCGAAGCGCCGCAACCCGGGCGGGGCCTGAACGAGCTCGTCGGGCTGACCCTCGCGGCGCTGGCCGAGGGCCGGCGTCGGCGCGGCGGACCGCTGCCCGCCGGGGGGCCCGTGCGGGTGCGTGCGGCGATCCACGCCGCTCTCGGCGTATCGCCCGATCGCACCAGCCTGCTCACCCGCACCGGTATCGGATCGACAGCCGCGATCACCGGGCTGGTGGAGGCCCTCGCGGCGGGGTCGGTGGACCCGGCGGACCCGTGGTGCGCCGCCCATCTGCACTGCCCCCCGCTGCCCGTGGCGGTCGCGGCCGATCTCGCCGTGAGCGCCCTCAACCCGTCCCTGGATTCCTGGGATCAGGCCCCGGCCGCAACCACGATCGAGACCGAGGTCGTCGCCGCGCTCGCCGCGCTGGCCGGCTTCGACCCGACGCGGGCCACCGGCACGATTACCACCGGTGGCACCGAGTCCAACCTCATGGGCCTGCTTCTCGCCCGGGATGCCGCCCACGCGGACGCCGCGGGGACGGGGCCGAGCGGGCGGCTGCGGGTGTTCCGCTCGGCCGCCGCGCACCTGTCGGTGGACCGTGCCGCCGCCGTGCTGGGTCTCGACGACCCGCCGGTGGCCGTCATCCCCACCGACGGCCAGGACCGGATGCGGCTCGACCTGCTGCGACGGGCGCTCGCTGAGCACCCCGGCCCGGCCGTCGTCGTGGCCACCGCGGGCACCACCGACGCGGGGGCCGTCGACCCGCTGCGGGAGATTGCGGCCGCGGTCGAGGAGCACCGGCGTCGGCCACCCCTGCGGCGGCCCCCGGCGGCACCGGCCGCAACGGGCCATCCCGCCTCGTCCGGCTGGTTACACGTGGACGCGGCGTACGGCGGCGGCGCGCTGTTCTCCGATCGGCTGGCCGCTTGCCTGGACGGGCTCGCGCTCGCCGACTCGGTGTCCCTGGACCTGCACAAGCTGGGCTGGCAACCGGCTCCGGCCGGCGTCTTCCTCACGCCACGCCCGGACGGGTGGCCCAGCGTACGCGTCGCGCATGCGGACTATCTCCGTTCCGAAGACGACGAGGCCGCCGGCTTCCCCAGCCTCCTGGACCGGTCCCTGCGGACCACCCGCCGCGCGGACTCCTTCCCGATCGCGGTGACGCTGCGCGCGCTCGGCCGCGCCGGGCTCGGCGCCCTGGTCGACGCCTGCCACGACCTCGCCCGGCACGCGGAACGGACCGTGCAGGCCGATCCCCGCCTCGAGTCCGCCTTCCCGGTCACGCTGAGCACGATCGTCTTCCGCTACCGGCCGCGAGCCGGCGCCGCCGGATCGGCGGCAGAGTGCACCACCGATCGACTGAACCGACTCAATGCCGATATTCGCCGCACGTTGCTGCTCGACGGGCGCGCGGTGGTCGGTCGGACCCGAACGGGACCCGATCGGGCTGTGCACCTGAAGCTCACCCTCCTGAACCACGACGCCACCCACGCCGACGTGGATGCGCTGCTCCGCCTGGTCGCCGAGATCGGCGACGAACTCGCCGGCGAGGACGGCGGTGGCATCGGGAGCGTCTCGTGA
- a CDS encoding IucA/IucC family protein, whose product MTADQPTAAAIADDLVTETLLRCWLRETGALPAVGVRAIDVALPASGLSVRATVTHRSPSGWHRFAQPELVSPTGAPVPVDAGLLAALLVREITAEQGMPAAQGAEALARILDSACRIAAHLDARRTRGHPSAIPPFLAAEQASLTGHPFHPAAASRQGASDRAMAAYSPERAGSFALHWFAAHPSVVATSGAPAAGRGPTATSAVGRPPVTRLLTELYGGDGALGAAAGYRPIGAGPSAPTGADLDGQPDRRVPPGYVPVPAHPWQARELTERADSPLARLLADGRLVDLGRSGRPWYPTSSLRTVWRPDRKVMLKLSLGLRITNSRRVLHLGELRLAEMITRLVDAGLGAALTARHPDFHLIGEPDWVAVTRPGRHPPSGGSEQPGIPRTTGTLGATTDGSDGTVGLETAIRTNPFGPTDRAVSLAALIAPRPDRAADSRGRSRAAMLPRLLTRLADRRGESVQELAETWFGRYLAVLAAPVLDLYLRFGVGVEAHLQNTLVSLDSDGWPVAGWYRDSQGYYVAASAAAAMERLLPGFATDLDAIFDDDLVAERIIYYLFVNNVFAVAGALGAADVADEHLLLGRARDLLSRMASDARSDHSPVGPPAVRRRLLDTLLTASALPSKGNLRTCVDGRDELIGPVATQSVYVQIPNPLLEAAP is encoded by the coding sequence GTGACCGCAGACCAGCCCACGGCCGCGGCCATCGCCGACGACCTCGTCACCGAGACCCTCCTGCGCTGCTGGCTTCGGGAGACCGGCGCGCTGCCGGCTGTCGGCGTCCGTGCCATAGACGTGGCGCTGCCGGCGTCGGGCCTGTCCGTCCGGGCGACGGTGACCCACCGCTCGCCGTCCGGGTGGCACCGGTTCGCCCAGCCCGAGCTGGTCTCCCCGACGGGCGCGCCGGTGCCCGTCGACGCCGGTCTGCTCGCCGCGCTCCTCGTCCGGGAGATCACCGCGGAACAGGGGATGCCTGCGGCCCAGGGGGCCGAGGCCCTGGCCCGGATCCTCGATTCGGCCTGCCGGATCGCCGCCCATCTCGACGCCCGCCGGACGCGGGGGCACCCGAGTGCCATCCCTCCGTTCCTGGCCGCGGAGCAGGCGTCGCTCACGGGCCATCCCTTCCACCCGGCCGCGGCGAGCCGACAGGGGGCCTCCGACCGGGCGATGGCTGCCTACTCCCCCGAGCGGGCCGGCTCCTTCGCGCTGCACTGGTTCGCCGCTCATCCCTCGGTGGTGGCGACGTCGGGTGCCCCGGCGGCAGGGCGCGGACCCACGGCGACGTCGGCGGTGGGCCGCCCTCCGGTCACGCGCCTGCTGACCGAGCTGTACGGCGGCGACGGCGCCCTCGGCGCGGCTGCGGGGTACCGCCCGATCGGAGCAGGCCCGTCGGCACCTACCGGCGCCGACCTGGACGGCCAGCCGGACCGGCGCGTCCCGCCCGGCTACGTTCCGGTGCCGGCCCATCCGTGGCAGGCCCGTGAACTCACCGAGCGCGCGGACAGCCCCCTGGCCCGGCTGCTTGCCGACGGCCGCCTCGTGGACCTCGGCAGGTCGGGCCGGCCGTGGTATCCGACGTCATCCCTGCGCACTGTCTGGCGGCCGGACCGCAAGGTGATGCTCAAGCTCTCACTGGGCCTGCGGATCACCAACTCCCGCCGGGTCCTGCACCTCGGGGAGCTCCGACTGGCCGAGATGATCACCAGACTGGTCGACGCGGGCCTCGGCGCCGCTCTCACCGCCCGGCATCCGGACTTCCACCTCATCGGAGAGCCCGACTGGGTGGCGGTGACCCGTCCGGGCCGCCACCCGCCGTCCGGGGGATCCGAGCAGCCGGGCATCCCCCGGACCACCGGAACGCTCGGCGCGACGACGGACGGCAGCGACGGCACGGTGGGGCTGGAGACCGCCATCCGGACGAACCCGTTCGGCCCGACCGATCGGGCGGTGAGCCTGGCGGCGCTGATCGCGCCCCGGCCCGATCGGGCGGCGGACAGCCGCGGACGGTCCCGGGCGGCGATGCTCCCCCGGCTGCTCACCCGGCTGGCCGACCGCCGGGGAGAATCCGTCCAGGAACTCGCCGAGACCTGGTTCGGGCGCTACCTGGCCGTGCTCGCGGCGCCCGTACTCGACCTGTACCTGCGGTTCGGCGTGGGCGTCGAGGCGCACCTGCAGAACACCCTGGTCAGCCTGGACTCCGACGGCTGGCCGGTGGCCGGGTGGTACCGCGACAGCCAGGGCTACTACGTGGCCGCCTCGGCCGCGGCAGCCATGGAACGCCTGCTCCCCGGCTTCGCCACGGATCTCGACGCGATCTTCGACGACGACCTGGTGGCGGAACGCATCATCTACTACCTGTTCGTGAACAACGTCTTCGCCGTGGCCGGAGCCCTGGGCGCGGCCGACGTCGCCGACGAACACCTCCTGCTCGGGCGAGCACGCGATCTGCTGTCCCGGATGGCCTCAGACGCCCGATCGGACCACAGCCCGGTCGGGCCGCCCGCCGTCCGCCGCCGGCTGCTCGACACCCTCCTGACGGCCTCCGCTCTGCCCAGCAAGGGCAACCTGCGCACCTGCGTGGACGGCCGCGACGAGCTGATCGGACCGGTGGCCACCCAGTCGGTCTACGTACAGATTCCGAACCCGCTGTTGGAGGCCGCCCCGTGA
- a CDS encoding lysine N(6)-hydroxylase/L-ornithine N(5)-oxygenase family protein, translated as MVSAPGLPHPETPDYDVVGVGLGPFNLSLAALADGLPGLRAAFFEQAPAFTWHPGLLLEGTTLQVPFLADLVTLIDPTSPWSFLSYLRAHDRLFRFYLYERFHIPRREYDAYCRWVADGLHSTHFGTRVDAVRWHPDAGLFRLVVTQTAPPAAPAHGEPPADHAGAWSTRVVTARHLVLGIGTEPATPPAFAGVESDRVFHSAHYRQRRASLAELSHITVVGSGQSGAEVFADLVRNQRTAAQHLTWITRTPAFAPMEYSKLGLEQFTPDYVRYFHGLAQGRKDALVPAQWQLYKGIDADTIAEIYDLLYERTIDGGDEAVTLLPGVSVQSTSLDGERGEIALACRHRDQDRTFALTTDAVVLATGYAARRPALLDPVAGLLRLDDGGRFQIDARYRIATDPSVTGHLYVQNAELHTHGIGAPDLGLGAWRAAVILDDLTGGHAYRLPPPSAFTTFGAPPQAGGYHHAPRTAATAATATGHGGPGGAAARPAAEGGGRREPDGAVEGASDRGVRRRQPVMLGEADR; from the coding sequence ATGGTCTCGGCACCGGGACTCCCCCATCCGGAGACACCGGACTACGACGTCGTCGGGGTCGGGCTGGGGCCGTTCAACCTGTCACTGGCCGCGCTGGCCGACGGCCTCCCCGGCCTGCGGGCCGCCTTCTTCGAGCAGGCGCCGGCGTTCACCTGGCATCCCGGCCTGCTGCTGGAGGGCACGACCCTGCAGGTGCCGTTCCTCGCCGATCTGGTCACCCTCATCGACCCGACCAGCCCGTGGTCGTTCCTGTCCTACCTGCGGGCGCACGACCGGCTCTTCCGCTTCTACCTCTACGAACGCTTCCACATCCCCCGCCGCGAGTACGACGCCTACTGCCGGTGGGTCGCCGACGGCCTGCACTCCACCCACTTCGGCACCCGGGTGGACGCGGTTCGCTGGCATCCCGACGCCGGACTGTTTCGCCTCGTGGTCACGCAGACGGCACCGCCGGCAGCACCGGCGCACGGCGAGCCGCCGGCCGACCACGCGGGCGCCTGGTCCACCCGGGTGGTGACGGCCCGGCATCTGGTCCTCGGTATCGGCACCGAGCCGGCCACGCCTCCCGCCTTCGCGGGAGTCGAGAGTGACCGGGTGTTCCATTCGGCGCACTACCGCCAACGGCGCGCGTCCCTGGCGGAGCTGTCCCACATCACCGTGGTCGGATCGGGCCAGTCCGGCGCCGAGGTGTTCGCCGACCTGGTGCGCAACCAGCGGACGGCGGCGCAGCACCTGACCTGGATCACCCGCACCCCCGCCTTCGCGCCGATGGAGTACTCGAAGCTGGGCCTCGAACAGTTCACCCCCGACTACGTCCGCTACTTCCACGGCCTGGCGCAGGGCCGCAAGGACGCGCTCGTCCCGGCGCAGTGGCAGCTCTACAAGGGGATCGACGCGGACACCATCGCGGAGATCTACGACCTGCTCTACGAACGGACGATCGACGGTGGCGACGAGGCGGTCACCCTGCTGCCGGGGGTGTCGGTGCAGTCCACGTCGTTGGACGGCGAGCGGGGCGAGATCGCGCTCGCGTGCCGCCACCGTGATCAGGACCGGACCTTCGCGCTGACCACCGACGCGGTGGTGCTGGCCACGGGATATGCCGCCCGGCGCCCAGCCCTGCTCGATCCGGTGGCCGGATTGCTGAGGCTCGACGACGGAGGTCGGTTCCAGATCGACGCCCGGTACCGGATCGCCACCGACCCGAGCGTGACCGGGCACCTCTACGTCCAGAACGCCGAGCTGCACACCCATGGGATCGGCGCCCCCGATCTGGGCCTGGGTGCCTGGCGGGCCGCGGTCATCCTCGATGACCTGACCGGGGGGCACGCGTACCGACTGCCGCCGCCGTCGGCGTTCACAACCTTCGGCGCCCCTCCGCAGGCGGGTGGGTACCACCATGCCCCGAGGACCGCGGCGACGGCGGCGACGGCGACGGGCCATGGCGGGCCTGGCGGCGCCGCCGCCCGACCGGCGGCGGAGGGTGGAGGACGTCGGGAACCCGACGGCGCGGTGGAAGGGGCCTCCGATCGGGGGGTACGGCGACGGCAACCCGTGATGCTCGGGGAGGCCGACCGGTGA
- a CDS encoding IucA/IucC family protein, translating to MTLPPPTAGFPPPPVRPGGSAYLWRQAGRALLTKLIAELAYEDLLRPQIEDDAGGPDLAEHPPIGRGPLLAHQLVTAGAVYRFRARRGTFGSWWIDPASLTRTAPPVGGQGPLLSPPSGPEDHRPVDPHGQARSGAAAADDPVRFLRDAQPLLGWPDPVVADVVRDLLATQSADQCLLATASPAASLAGLSFVALEGHQSGHPCLVANKGRLGFGAAASRFTPEARSPFRLRWVAAHPTIGRCWDIASTGPDHPDESTMDRSGNAALVRAELDSATRAQFADVLGRALVAAAPPGDAPARASQPPSPTAPPTAAEDYVWLPVHPWQWENVIVPLFAAELATGLLVPLGEGPDRYLPLQAVRTLANIDRPERRNVKLALMIRNTLVWRGMSAADAAAGPAVSRWLLDLRDADPFLREVTGVLPLPEVAGAAVGHGVYDAIPGAPYRLHELLGVIWRDPVERHLVDGEQARSLASLLTIGSDGRSLTAELVARSGQSAHDWLAALFAALLPPLLHYLYRYGVAFTPHGENIICIFDAEQRPRRIAVKDFGADIELVDGDFPERAGMPAQAAAYCRRWPGPLLAHSVLSAVFAGHFRYFSVLAADHLQVEEGEFWRLVRAAVDGYHARFPQLRDRFREIDLLTPRFDRVCLNREQLAGAGFHDRADRDGGFDLMHGEVANPVATITARGPASPAEASMAQTEGG from the coding sequence GTGACCCTCCCCCCGCCCACCGCAGGATTCCCGCCGCCGCCGGTCAGGCCGGGTGGGTCTGCCTACCTCTGGCGGCAGGCCGGTCGCGCGCTGCTGACCAAGCTCATCGCGGAACTCGCCTACGAGGATCTGCTCAGGCCGCAGATCGAGGACGACGCCGGTGGCCCGGACCTCGCGGAGCATCCCCCGATCGGTCGGGGGCCCCTGCTGGCCCACCAACTGGTGACGGCCGGCGCCGTCTACCGATTCCGCGCCCGGCGGGGCACGTTCGGGTCATGGTGGATCGATCCCGCGAGCCTCACCCGCACCGCCCCACCGGTCGGCGGGCAAGGGCCCCTCCTATCTCCCCCGAGCGGACCGGAGGACCACCGGCCAGTCGACCCGCACGGTCAGGCGCGGTCCGGCGCGGCTGCCGCCGATGACCCGGTGCGGTTCCTACGGGATGCGCAGCCCCTGCTCGGGTGGCCCGATCCGGTCGTCGCCGACGTGGTGCGCGATCTGCTCGCCACCCAGTCGGCCGATCAGTGCCTCCTGGCCACGGCCTCGCCCGCGGCGTCCCTCGCCGGCCTGTCCTTCGTCGCGCTGGAAGGCCACCAGTCAGGCCACCCCTGCCTCGTCGCCAACAAGGGGCGCCTCGGCTTCGGCGCGGCCGCCAGCCGGTTCACCCCGGAGGCCAGGTCGCCCTTTCGCCTGCGCTGGGTGGCGGCGCATCCCACCATCGGGCGGTGCTGGGACATCGCGTCGACCGGACCCGACCATCCGGACGAGTCCACCATGGACCGGTCGGGCAATGCCGCCCTGGTCCGCGCGGAGCTGGACAGCGCAACCCGCGCCCAGTTCGCCGACGTCCTCGGCCGCGCGCTGGTGGCCGCCGCACCACCGGGGGACGCCCCCGCCCGCGCCAGCCAGCCCCCCTCGCCCACGGCGCCCCCCACGGCGGCCGAGGACTACGTCTGGCTGCCGGTACACCCCTGGCAGTGGGAGAACGTGATCGTCCCGCTGTTCGCCGCCGAGCTCGCCACGGGTCTGCTGGTCCCGTTGGGGGAGGGACCGGACCGGTACCTCCCGCTGCAGGCCGTCCGCACGCTGGCCAACATCGACCGACCCGAGCGACGCAACGTCAAGCTCGCGCTGATGATCCGCAACACCCTGGTCTGGCGCGGCATGTCCGCGGCGGACGCCGCCGCCGGGCCGGCGGTGTCGCGCTGGCTGCTCGACCTGCGCGACGCCGATCCGTTCCTGCGGGAGGTGACGGGAGTGCTGCCCCTGCCCGAGGTGGCCGGCGCCGCCGTCGGACATGGGGTCTACGACGCCATCCCCGGCGCGCCCTACCGGCTGCACGAGTTGCTCGGCGTGATCTGGCGCGATCCGGTGGAGCGGCATCTCGTCGACGGGGAGCAGGCCCGCAGCCTCGCGTCGCTGCTCACGATCGGGTCCGACGGACGGTCCCTGACCGCGGAGCTGGTGGCCCGGTCGGGCCAGTCGGCCCACGACTGGCTCGCCGCGCTCTTCGCCGCGTTGCTACCCCCGCTGCTGCACTACCTGTACCGGTACGGCGTCGCCTTCACCCCGCATGGCGAGAACATCATCTGCATCTTCGACGCCGAGCAGCGACCCCGGCGGATCGCGGTGAAGGACTTCGGCGCCGACATCGAGCTGGTGGACGGCGACTTCCCCGAACGCGCGGGCATGCCCGCGCAGGCGGCCGCGTACTGCCGCCGCTGGCCCGGGCCGTTGCTGGCCCACTCGGTGCTCTCCGCCGTGTTCGCCGGCCACTTCCGCTACTTCTCCGTGCTGGCGGCGGATCATCTGCAGGTCGAGGAGGGCGAGTTCTGGCGGCTGGTCCGGGCGGCGGTCGACGGCTATCACGCGCGGTTCCCCCAGCTACGGGATCGTTTCCGCGAGATAGATCTGCTCACGCCCCGCTTCGACCGGGTCTGCCTGAACCGCGAGCAGCTCGCCGGCGCCGGGTTCCACGACCGGGCGGACCGGGACGGCGGGTTCGACCTGATGCACGGGGAGGTGGCCAACCCGGTGGCGACGATCACCGCCCGCGGGCCCGCGTCCCCGGCCGAGGCTTCGATGGCACAAACGGAGGGTGGATGA
- a CDS encoding glutamine synthetase family protein — MDVDPQALADPQAAAIEALHPLLTGDHAVEEVIVATVDLQGRLVGSAVSPDHFTGEVLADGMGACTYLHAVDVDMQTDGGYPRTPWYDGFGDLRLRPDLTSLRRAPWRPSSAVVMADATWPDGAPVDVAPRTVLRRQLDGLAAVGLTALAGTELEFLVFRESYRRAARRSWSRLTPASRYNIDYALFGTEDLDDLTRRIRRAMADAGIAVESARGEVHPGQYEIVFRYAEALQACDNHALYKTTAKKIAAASAQALTFMAKYDQGEGNSCHVHLSLRGVDGDEPVFAAAPGPGRSDTAGMSPLMCSFVAGQLACMADFTLLFAPNVNSYKRLAPGAFAPTGVSWGRDNRTCAVRVVGSGAGLRIEHRVPGGDANPYLAVAGMIAAGRFGMEHGLALEPGRIGNAFTMPGLPPLPATLRDAVERWRSSAVARAAFGDRVVAHLAHAAEVELAAYEGTVTDWERRRGFERF, encoded by the coding sequence GTGGACGTCGACCCCCAGGCCCTGGCAGATCCGCAGGCGGCGGCCATCGAGGCCCTGCACCCGCTGCTGACCGGCGACCACGCCGTCGAGGAGGTGATCGTCGCCACCGTCGACCTGCAGGGCCGGCTGGTCGGCAGCGCCGTGTCCCCCGACCACTTCACCGGCGAGGTGCTCGCCGACGGGATGGGCGCGTGCACCTACCTGCACGCGGTCGACGTGGACATGCAGACCGACGGCGGGTATCCGCGCACCCCCTGGTACGACGGCTTTGGCGATCTTCGACTCCGCCCCGATCTGACCAGCCTGCGCCGGGCACCGTGGCGCCCGTCCAGCGCGGTCGTCATGGCCGACGCGACCTGGCCCGACGGGGCCCCCGTGGACGTCGCCCCTCGAACGGTGCTACGCCGCCAGCTCGACGGGCTCGCCGCCGTCGGGCTCACCGCCCTCGCCGGGACGGAGTTGGAGTTCCTGGTCTTCCGTGAGTCCTACCGACGGGCGGCGCGGCGTTCCTGGTCGAGGCTCACCCCGGCCAGCCGCTACAACATCGACTACGCGCTGTTCGGCACCGAGGACCTCGACGACCTGACCCGGCGCATCCGGCGGGCCATGGCCGACGCCGGGATCGCGGTCGAGTCGGCTCGGGGTGAGGTCCATCCGGGCCAGTACGAGATCGTGTTCCGCTACGCCGAGGCACTCCAGGCGTGCGACAACCACGCCCTCTACAAGACGACAGCCAAGAAGATCGCCGCCGCGTCGGCGCAGGCGTTGACCTTCATGGCGAAGTACGACCAGGGCGAGGGGAACTCCTGCCACGTTCACCTCTCCCTGCGGGGAGTGGACGGGGACGAGCCGGTGTTCGCCGCCGCGCCCGGCCCCGGCCGATCCGACACCGCGGGGATGTCGCCGCTGATGTGCTCGTTCGTCGCCGGGCAGCTGGCCTGCATGGCCGACTTCACGCTGCTCTTCGCACCCAACGTCAACTCCTACAAGCGGCTCGCCCCCGGTGCGTTCGCGCCCACCGGGGTGAGCTGGGGACGCGACAACCGGACCTGCGCGGTGCGGGTCGTCGGCAGCGGGGCGGGGCTGCGCATCGAGCACCGCGTGCCCGGCGGGGATGCCAACCCCTACCTCGCGGTGGCCGGCATGATCGCCGCCGGCCGGTTCGGGATGGAGCACGGGCTGGCGCTCGAACCCGGCCGGATCGGCAACGCGTTCACCATGCCGGGGCTCCCGCCCCTGCCCGCGACGCTGCGCGACGCCGTCGAGCGGTGGCGGTCGAGCGCGGTGGCCCGCGCCGCCTTCGGCGACCGGGTGGTCGCCCATCTGGCTCATGCGGCCGAGGTCGAGCTGGCCGCGTACGAGGGCACGGTCACCGACTGGGAACGCCGACGCGGCTTCGAGCGCTTCTGA